One Oryza brachyantha chromosome 3, ObraRS2, whole genome shotgun sequence DNA segment encodes these proteins:
- the LOC121053917 gene encoding calmodulin-binding protein 25-like — MDAASCVGVAPAALLSRSFADAAIARALHFSLCDHSPLPEPTATHQSVATDVDLGAVQAVPAVAALPPRAAQSSPSPSATRCCRLGPAGGGRAGKRRPRPSKRTPTTYISTDAATFRIMVQQVTGAQVEPLDDACLGLLMPPPFDVIEPALLPADAAACVGAAHVPAAYVPHPLHAAAAAVAAAEQPCFPTLDSWNVMYGGKDEVV, encoded by the coding sequence ATGGACGCCGCCTCCTGCGTGGGcgtcgcgccggcggcgctgctgtCCAGGTCcttcgccgacgccgccatcGCCCGCGCGCTCCACTTCTCCCTCTGCGACCACTCCCCGCTCCCGGAGCCCACGGCGACGCACCAGTCCGTGGCCACGGACGTCGACCTTGGCGCCGTGCAGGCTGTGCCTGCCGTGGCGGCGCTGCCCCCACGGGCGGCGcagtcatcgccgtcgccgtcggcgactCGGTGCTGCCGGCTGGGGCCGGCGGGTGGCGGGCGCGCTGGGAagcggcggccgaggccgTCGAAGCGCACGCCCACCACGTACATCAGCACCGACGCGGCCACGTTCCGCATCATGGTGCAGCAGGTCACTGGCGCGCAGGTCGAGCCGCTGGACGACGCCTGCCTCGGCCTCCTCATGCCGCCGCCCTTCGACGTCATCGAGCCCGCGCTGCTGCCCGCAGACGCCGCGGCGTGCGTAGGCGCGGCCCACGTCCCCGCGGCTTACGTTCCCCACCCTCTCCacgccgctgcggcggcggtggcggcagctgAGCAGCCGTGCTTCCCGACGCTGGATTCGTGGAACGTCATGTACGGTGGCAAGGACGAGGTTGTTTGA